Sequence from the Neorhizobium sp. NCHU2750 genome:
TTCAGCAGGATGATCGCCAGGTTTACCGAGGGCGGCAGAACGATCAGCGCCATTTCCGGGATCTGAATGCGACTGATGGTTTGCAGCCGCGTCATCCCCAGGCATTCGGCGGCCTCGACATGGCCGACCGGCACGGACGCATATCCGGCGCGGAACACTTCGCTGTAATAGGCGGCGCTATAGACGGAAAGTCCGATCAGTCCGCAGGGGATCGGATCGAGCATCAGTCCGACAAAGGGTCCGCCGTAGTAGAGAAGAAAGATCTGGATCAGGAACGGCGTGCCGCGCAACACTTCCACTACGGCGCCCAGCACGGCATTGACTGCCAAGCCGCCGAAACGTCGGGCCGTTGCCACGATGAAGCCCGCGATGACACCGCCGAGCACGCCGGCGATCCAAAGCCACAGGGTCACGAAAAGGCCGCTGCCGATCTCCGGCAATTTGTCGATGATGACTTGCGGATCGAACATCATGCCGTGGCTCCCTTCAGGGATTTCTCGGCATAGCGACCAAGCAGGGCGATGACTGAGTTGATGACAAAATAGATCAGCGCGGCGCTGGCGAAAATAGGCAGCGGCAGGTAGGTGCTCGAAGCGAGATCCTGCGCCATCTTGGTCAGCTCGATGATGCCGACCACGGAGACGAGCGACGAGGATTTGAGGATCATAATCGCTTCGTTGACAAGTGCTGGAAAAGTGAGACGCAAAGCGATCGGCGCGCGGATACGCAGGAAAGTCTGAGTGGCGCTGAAACCTGCCACATCCGCCGCCTCGATAAGGCCGCGGGGCACGCCTTCAAACCCGCCGCGCAGGTTTTCCGCCTGATAGGCCGCGGTGCAGAGCGACAGGCCGACGATGGCAGCGACGATGCCCGGAACATTGATGCCGATGACTGGCAGAAGTGTATAGATCAGCAGCAATTGGACGAGGAGCGGCACGCCGCGGAAGAAGCTGATGAACAGCCTTGCCGGCAGGATATAGATGGATTTTCCCGATTGCATGCCGGCCGAGAGCAGCATGGCAATGACAAAGCCGATTGCGATCGACACAAGGCTGATGCCAAGCGTCGAAAGGGCTGCCTCAAGCAGAAGCGTAAAAAGTTTCAGCGTCATCGACTATGGTCACGTGTCATCGGCGCAGAATGGAGCGCGTCATGAAAGAAGGGGGGATGCGAAGCCCGCATCCCCGATGTCGCAACCGGTCTCAGAATTCCGGATTGGGCACGGAATCCGGCGTGTCGAAGGACGTGCCGAACCACTTCTCCTGAAGTTTGGCCAGGCGGCCGTCCTTCTTCATCGCAATGATTTCGTTATCTACGTAGTCGACCAGCGTTTTGTGGTCGTCGTCCTTGGTGCCGATGAAGCCGAAATAGGTCTTTGCCCCGAAGGAAGGCGTCACGACCTCGAAGGCGCCGTTACGCTGTTTGGCAACGAAGGCAATATTCGGCAGCGAATTGGCGACTGCAACGATACGGCCGGCGGCAAGATCGGCATAGGCATCGTTGAAGGACACGTATTCCTTGATGTTCACCTTCTCAGGCAGTTTTGCGGAATATTCCTTCAACTGCTCGAGCTGTGCGGTCGCCTTGCCGACACCGACCGCCTTTCCGGCAATATCGGCGGGCTTGGTGATCGAGCTGTCGCCCGCCTTTTTCAGGATGGCGACGGAAGCTTCGGCGATCGGGGCCGTCATCCGGTAGCGAGCGATGCGGGCCTTGGTGATCGTGGCGGGGCCGGCGACGATATCGAACTTACCCGCCTCGAGGCTCGGCAGAACGCTGTCCCACGGCAGTTCGACCCATTCGATCTTGACGCCGAGATCCTTGCCGAGCTCG
This genomic interval carries:
- a CDS encoding transporter substrate-binding domain-containing protein, with the protein product MLKRQFMKAAAVGAMLLATSLSAHADDILAKVKAAGVLKVGTETAFAPFDFIDAGEHKGLNVDFFAELGKDLGVKIEWVELPWDSVLPSLEAGKFDIVAGPATITKARIARYRMTAPIAEASVAILKKAGDSSITKPADIAGKAVGVGKATAQLEQLKEYSAKLPEKVNIKEYVSFNDAYADLAAGRIVAVANSLPNIAFVAKQRNGAFEVVTPSFGAKTYFGFIGTKDDDHKTLVDYVDNEIIAMKKDGRLAKLQEKWFGTSFDTPDSVPNPEF
- a CDS encoding amino acid ABC transporter permease, with the protein product MTLKLFTLLLEAALSTLGISLVSIAIGFVIAMLLSAGMQSGKSIYILPARLFISFFRGVPLLVQLLLIYTLLPVIGINVPGIVAAIVGLSLCTAAYQAENLRGGFEGVPRGLIEAADVAGFSATQTFLRIRAPIALRLTFPALVNEAIMILKSSSLVSVVGIIELTKMAQDLASSTYLPLPIFASAALIYFVINSVIALLGRYAEKSLKGATA
- a CDS encoding amino acid ABC transporter permease → MMFDPQVIIDKLPEIGSGLFVTLWLWIAGVLGGVIAGFIVATARRFGGLAVNAVLGAVVEVLRGTPFLIQIFLLYYGGPFVGLMLDPIPCGLIGLSVYSAAYYSEVFRAGYASVPVGHVEAAECLGMTRLQTISRIQIPEMALIVLPPSVNLAIILLKESAVLSIITVPELTATVSAIGSQQYAFLEAIFVLAVTYWIIVELTDRLGRQAEKRLSRLRFSKA